Part of the Oryzomonas sagensis genome, ATCTCGACCCACGGCGCCCGCAAAGGTCTGGCCGATACGGCGCTCAAAACCGCCAACTCCGGTTACCTGACCCGCCGTCTGGTGGATGTCGCCCAGGACGCCATCATTACCGAGGACGACTGCGGCACTCTGGACGGCCTGATCGTGTCGTCCCTGACCGAGGGAGGGGAGGTTATCGAACATATCGGTGACCGTATCCTGGGGCGCGTGGCCCTGGACGATATCCTGGACCCGGTTACGGGCGACGTGCTGGTGGAGGCCAACCAGGAGATCGACGAAAACCTGGTCAACCGGATCGAGGACGCTGGCCTGGAGAAGGTCAAGATCCGTTCCGTGCTCACCTGCCAGAGCCGCCGGGGTATTTGCGCCAAGTGCTACGGGCGCGACTTGGCCCGCGGCCATATCGTCAACATGGGCGAGGCGGTCGGTGTCATTGCCGCCCAGTCCATCGGCGAGCCGGGTACCCAGTTGACCATGCGTACCTTCCATATCGGTGGTACCGCTTCCCGCCATGCCGAGCAGACCTCCCTGGAGGCCCGCACCGATGGTTCGCTCAAGTTCATCAACGTCCATTCGGTTGTGAACAACGAAGGACACCATATCGTCATGAACCGTAACGGCGAGATCGCCGTTATCGACGAAACCGGCCGCGAACGCGAGAAATACACGGTCGTGTACGGCGCCAAGATCAGGATCGCTCCGGGCGAAGCCGTACAACAGGGTGCCACGTTGGCCGAGTGGGACCCCTACACCATGCCGATCCTCACGGAAGTGGCCGGTAAGGTCAAGTTCGGCGATATCCAGGAAGGCGTCACCATTGAGGAGCAACTGGACGAAGTGACCGGCCTCTCCCGCAAGGTCATCATTGAAACCAAGGATACGGACAAGCGTCCGCGTATCGCCATCAAGGACACTGACGGCGACGGCAGCGGGACTATCGGCCGCTACTTCCTGCCGGTGGGCGCCAATATCTACGTCCAGGAAGACGCTCTGGTCAGCGCCGGCGACATCATCGCCAAGATCCCCCGCGAGACGACCAAGACCAAGGATATCACCGGTGGTCTGCCGCGCGTCGCCGAGTTGTTCGAGGCGCGCAAGCCCAAGGACTTCGCGGTTATCTCCGAGATCGACGGGCGGGTCACCTTCGGCAAGGATGCCAAGGGCAAACGTAAGGTTGTCGTTACTCCCGAGGTCGGCGAACCGAAGGAATACCTGATCCCCAAAGGCAAGCATATCAGCGTCCACGAAGGAGATCATGTGCGTGCCGGCGAGGCGCTCATGGACGGTTCCTCGAACCCCCACGACATTCTGCGCGTGCTCGGCGTCAAGGAGTTGGCCAAGTACCTGGTGGACGAAGTCCAAGAGGTCTACCGTCTCCAGGGCGTCAAGATCAACGACAAGCATATCGAGACCATCGTGCGCCAGATGTTGCGGCGGGTGCGTATCAAAGAGGTCGGCGACACCAACCTGCTGGTTGATGATCAGGTGGAGCGCTGGGTCTTTGAAGACGAAAACGAAAAGGCCTTTACGGAGGGCAAACGTCCGGCCATCGCCGAACCGCTGCTGTTGGGCATTACCAAGGCATCACTCTCCACCGAGTCGTTCATCTCGGCGGCCTCCTTCCAGGAAACGACCAAGGTTCTTACCCAGGCCGCCATTGAAGGGAAGGTCGACTACCTGCGCGGCCTGAAGGAGAACGTCATCATGGGCCGTCTCATCCCGGCAGGAACGGGACTGGCGCGCTATCGCCATCTCCGCCTGCAGGCAGACGCACAGATACAGGAGGCGTCGCAGCAGGAAGAGCAGGCGCTGGATTCGGCTGAGGATGAACAGGAAGCTGCATAACTGATTGATAGTATTATGGTTGGACGGGGAGGGCGGCATGCCGGTTATGCCTCCCTCCCCCCAAGGCCAAAATAAATAAAGAAATTGTTTTTTTTAGTTGACAGGCAACCTCAAAATGTTGTAAATATACGGACCATTTGAGTTCGCCTGTGTAACTGGGTTCAGCGCAATAGCCATGAATGGAGCTGTCGGTAAATTCCGACCCTACACCTATTCCATTCCCTTTCGCTTATTGTCACGCGCGCTGGATGGCGACTCGATACCAAAACCATTAGTATGTTTTTTGCTTGTCGACTGTGCAGGCGTCCCTTGCTTGTGTGTTGTGCCTTGTTTTTTTGAGAAGCGGGCATAATTGGGTTGACAGCAGTGTTTAAAATTTGTTAGTTTCGCAATTCGCCTCATGGTGGGCGAATCTATGTGTCTGGATATTTTTGTGCTGGGAGAATAATGCGACTATGCCAACGATTAATCAGTTGATTCGTGAGGGCAGGGAAAAGAAAAAGGACAAGTCGACGGCGCCTGCGCTGAAGTGCTGTCCGCAGAAGCGTGGCGTTTGCACGAGGGTGTACACGACTACTCCGAAGAAGCCGAACTCGGCTCTTCGCAAGGTTGCCAGGGTTCGTCTGACCAACGGGATTGAGGTTACCTCGTATATCCCGGGTGTCGGCCATAACCTTCAGGAGCACTCTGTTGTCCTGATCCGTGGCGGCAGGGTCAAGGACCTTCCTGGTGTTCGTTATCACATCGTTCGTGGTACTCTTGACTCGGTTGGCGTGAAGGACCGTAAGAAGAGTCGCTCCAAATATGGGGCCAAGCGGCCGAAATAGATATTTGACCTGATTTGTTGAGGGGATAGATATGCCAAGAAGAAGAGAAGTACCCAAGAGAATTATCCTGCCGGATCCTAAATACAGTGACAAGGTCGTTGCCAAGCTTATCAATACGCTGATGCTGGGCGGCAAGAAGAGTGTTGCCGAGTCGATCCTGTATGGTGCGCTTGAGCTGGTTGCCCAGCGGAGCAATGAAGAGGCTCTCAAGGTGCTCAAAAAGAGCCTTGATAACATCAAGCCGATGTTGGAAGTTAAATCGCGCCGTGTTGGTGGTTCCACCTATCAGGTGCCCATCG contains:
- the rpsL gene encoding 30S ribosomal protein S12; the encoded protein is MPTINQLIREGREKKKDKSTAPALKCCPQKRGVCTRVYTTTPKKPNSALRKVARVRLTNGIEVTSYIPGVGHNLQEHSVVLIRGGRVKDLPGVRYHIVRGTLDSVGVKDRKKSRSKYGAKRPK
- the rpsG gene encoding 30S ribosomal protein S7, with the translated sequence MPRRREVPKRIILPDPKYSDKVVAKLINTLMLGGKKSVAESILYGALELVAQRSNEEALKVLKKSLDNIKPMLEVKSRRVGGSTYQVPIEVRPDRRMSLAMRWLIKYSTARSEKTMKDKLAAEILDAYNNRGAAVKKREDVHKMAEANRAFAHYRW